AATTACACCCCAATCTTAATAGATTGAGGTGTAAATAACGTTATAGTATTTTCAGTTTATTTTAAACTGCCAACCATATCTTCCGGTCGAACCCATTCATCGAATTGTTCAGCGGTAACTAAACCTAAGTTAATCGCTTCCTCTTTTAAGGTTGTGCCGTTTTTGTGGGCGGTTTTGGCAATTTTCGCTGCATTTTCATAGCCGATATGAGTATTTAATGCAGTAACGAGCATTAATGATTGGTCGAGCTGTTGTTTAATACGAGGATAGTTCGGCTCAATGCCCACTGCACAGTGCTCGTCAAACGATACGCACGCATCGCCTAATAATTGGGCAGATTGTAAGAAGTTATACGCCATTACAGGTTTGTACACATTCAATTGGAAATGACCTTGTGTGCCTGCGAATGAGATGGTTACATCGTTACCTAACACTTGGGCACAAACCATTGTCATTGCTTCACATTGGGTTGGGTTCACTTTACCCGGCATAATAGATGAGCCCGGCTCGTTTTCAGGAATTAAGATTTCACCGATACCTGAACGTGGACCTGAAGCCAGTAAGCGAACATCGTTAGCGATTTTATAGAGTGAAACTGCAAGCTGTTTTAACGCACCGTGCGTTTCTACAATCGCATCATGGGTAGCTAGGGCTTCAAATTTGTTTTGTGCGGTTACGAATGGTAAACCTGTAAACTTCGCAATATATTCAGCAACAAGAACATCATAGCCTTTCGGTGTATTTAAACCGGTACCTACCGCCGTGCCGCCCAATGCAAGTTCACGAAGGTGTGGCAAGGTATTTTCTAATGCTTTAATGCCAAAGGTTAATTGAGCCGCATAAGCAGAGAACTCTTGACCGAGTGTAAGTGGGGTGGCATCCATTAAGTGTGTACGACCGATTTTTACTACATCTTTAAAGGCTTCCGCTTTTTCTGCTAACGTTTTTTGTAAACGTTTTACGCAAGGGAGAGTGTGTTCAACTACTTTTTTATATGCTGCAATGTGCATTGCGGTTGGGTAGGTGTCGTTAGAAGATTGGGATTTGTTTACATCATCATTCGGGTGAATAATCGATTTTTCGCCTAGTTTGCCACCGTTCATAACGTGAGCACGGTTTGCTACGACTTCATTCACGTTCATATTAGATTGTGTACCTGAGCCTGTTTGCCAGATTACCAGTGGGAATTGATCGTCTAATTTGTTTGCTAAAATCTCATCACAGGCATTTGCAATTAAATCACGTTTTTCGACCGCTAGTACGCCTAGATCGTGGTTCGCATAAGCTGCCGCTTTTTTTAGATAACCAAAGGCTTCAATGATTTCGGCAGGCATAGAACCTTCTTCGCCAATTTTGAAATTATTGCGAGAACGTTCAGTTTGAGCTGCCCAATATTTATCAGCAGGGACTTGTACTTCGCCCATTGTGTCTTTTTCGATACGGAATGTCATTGTTTACTCCTAATTTTTAAAAAGTTAAAATCAATAAGCTCTAGTTATTTAGAGGTATGGCAAATACTAGCATAGAAAGGAAAAAGAAAGGAACTAACAAAAGCAATTCCGCATTGGTTTTTTTACTATTTTATGATGTGGATCACATTATTAAATGATTAGTGTTAAATCTTTTTCGTAAGCCACAGGCATATAGGGCTTCATTCGCTTCTTGCATTAATTCTCGTTTTTGCTTTTCTGTAAATGTGTAGATATATTGATGGTTTAATGCTCCATTTAATTTAAATAGTAAATCTTCAGTAGCATCAAAACCTTGCATAACCAGTTTAATAAATGCCGAAATATAGCCAACTTCAGCAAAGTCTTGTATTGAATATATACCCACTTTTTTCAACATTCTTTCTAACTTTAGATTCATATTAGGCAAATTACGAATTTGAGTTGAACGCTTATTGTCTATTTTTTCCTTTTCGGATTGTAGTTCTTCTAAGGTGGAGTGAATGAGTATGCTAAGTTGAGATTTGTCAGATAAGATATTATTTGGAATAAAATAGAACTTTCTGCTTTGTAAACCTATTTTATTATCAGATAGATTATATGTTCCAGAGTAGCTGCTTATATATGACATATATTTTTGAGAAATACGCAAGTAAGTTACTCCATTTTGATACAATGCAATCATCAAGTTATTCTTGAAAATTGCATGATAAGAGAAGTATGTTTTTACCCTAAATTCTCCAAGAATAGGCTCAAATAAAGGGGAGATTTCTTGCCTAATTTCATTGACTGTTTGCATATTTGTACTCCGATGTAAGTTTATGTAATTATTGTGTTTATTAACAATAAATACTGTTATGAATTAAATTTCAACAAGGATTTTTTAGATTTGTGAAGTGGCTCGAAAAGTTTGAATAAAAAAATCAGAAAATGCGGTTTATTTGATTTTCTTCAAATGGAGTGATGTGGGCGTTCGGTATCTTGGAAAATTTTGTTTGCGAATAATAAAAATACAAAAAGTAAAAATTACTTGCATAATCATAATGAAAAGAGTATGATATTTCAGCTTTAGGTAGCTAAAGACGTTTGATGTAATCATTTATCAAATGGCATTACAGATTTTGTAATGCAAACAATGTTCCTAATCTTGGAACTATATAGGTTTAACTGAGCTCCCTTAATTTTATTTATTAAGTGGTAGTTTGGTTTTTTATTAGCTAAATTTTTTAATTGGAGCTCTGGTCTAATGCAGAACCAAAGAATCCGTATCCGCTTAAAAGCTTTTGATCATCGCTTGATCGATCAATCTACTGCGGAGATCGTAGAAACAGCTAAACGTACTGGTGCACAAGTTCGTGGTCCAATTCCTTTACCAACTCGTAAAGAACGTTTCACTGTATTGATTTCTCCACACGTGAACAAAGATGCACGTGACCAATATGAAATCCGTACTCACAAACGTTTAGTTGATATTGTTGAACCAACAGAAAAAACTGTTGATGCATTAATGCGTTTAGATCTAGCTGCTGGCGTTGACGTTCAGATTAGTCTAGGTTAATTGGGAATTTTAAGAGGTTATTACAATGATTGGTTTAATCGGTCGTAAAGTTGGTATGACCCGCGTTTTCACTGAAGACGGCGTGTCTATTCCAGTTACCGTTATCGAAATCGAAGCCAACCGTGTTACTCAAGTTAAAACCCTTGAAAACGATGGCTATTCTGCAATTCAAGTTACTACTGGCTCTAAAAAAGCGAGTCGTGTAACTAAACCAGAAGCAGGTCATTTCGTGAAAGCAGGTGTTGAAGCTGGTCGCGGTTTATGGGAATTTCGTACTGAGGGTGAAGAATTCACTTTAGGTCAAGAAATCAATGTTGACATCTTCACAGATGTTAAAAAAGTCGATGTTACTGGTACATCAAAAGGTAAAGGTTTCCAAGGCGGTGTTAAACGCTGGAACTTCCGTACTCAAGATGCTACACACGGTAACTCTTTATCACATCGTGTACTTGGTTCTATTGGTCAAAACCAAACTCCGGGTCGTGTGTTTAAAGGTAAAAAAATGGCAGGACACTTAGGTGCTGAGCGTGTAACCGTTCAATCACTTGAAGTTGTTCGTGTAGATGTTGAGCGTAAATTACTATTAGTTAAAGGTGCTGTTCCAGGTGCAACTAATGGTGATGTTATCGTGAAACCGGCAGTTAAAGCATAAGTCTAGGAGATAGAGATGGAATTACAAGTTGTAGGTGCAAACGCACTAACTGTTTCTGAAACTACCTTCGGACGTGAGTTCAATGAAGCGTTAATCCACCAAGTAGTTGTTGCTTACGCAGCAGGTGCTCGTCAAGGAAGCCGTGCTCAAAAAACTCGTGCTGAAGTGTCTGGTTCAGGTAAAAAGCCTTGGCGTCAAAAAGGTACAGGTCGTGCACGTTCAGGTGATATCAAATCACCAATCTGGCGTTCAGGTGGTATCACTTTCGCTGCGAAACCACAAGATCACAGCCAAAAAGTGAACAAAAAAATGTACCGTGGTGCAATCAAAAGCATTCTTTCTGAATTAGTTCGTCAAGAGCGTTTAGTTGTTGTTGAAAAATTCGAAATTGACGCACCAAAAACTAAAGTATTAGCACAAAAATTAAAAGATATGGCGTTAACTGACGCTCTTATCATCACTGCAAGCTTAGATGAAAATCTATTCTTAGCAGCACGTAACTTATACAAAGTAGATGTGCGTGATGTTCAAGGTATCGACCCTGTTAGCTTGATCGCTTTCGATAAAGTGGTTGTTACTGTAGATGCAGTGAAACAAATTGAGGAGATGTTAGCATGATTCAACAAGAACGTTTGCTAAATGTGTTAAAAGCACCACATATCTCTGAAAAAGCGACGAATAATGCTGAAAAAGGCAACACAATCGTTTTCAAAGTAGCATTAGATGCTAACAAAGTTGAAATTGCAAATGCAGTTGAGCAACTATTTGAAGTGAAAGTGGACTCAGTTCGTACTGTGATCGTGAAAGGTAAAACTAAACGTCGTGGTGCTAAAATGGGTCGTCGTAGTGACTGGAAAAAAGCTTATGTAACTCTTCAAGAAGGTCAATCACTTGACTTCGTTGAAGGTGCGGCAGAGTAATAAACGGAGGAATAAAATAAAATGGCTATCGTTAAATGTAAGCCGACCTCCGCTGGTCGTCGTCACGTAGTTAAAATTGTTAATGCAGAATTACATAAGGGTAAACCTTATGCACCATTATTAGATACTAAATCTAGAACTGGTGGTCGTAACAATTTAGGTCGTATCACAACTCGTCACATCGGTGGCGGTCACAAACAACACTACCGTTTAATTGATTTCAAACGTAATAAATTAGACATCCCGGCTGTTGTTGAGCGTTTAGAGTACGATCCAAACCGTTCTGCAAACATCGCATTAGTACTTTATAAAGATGGTGAACGCCGTTATATCTTAGCACCAAAAGGTTTATCTGCTGGTGATACGATTCAAGCGGGTGCTTCAGCGCCTATTAAAGTAGGTAATGCATTACCAATGCGTAATATCCCTGTTGGTTCTACAGTTCACAATGTTGAATTAAAACCAGGTAAAGGTGGTCAAATTGCTCGTTCAGCAGGTGCTTACGTGCAAATCATCGCTCGTGAAGGTAATTATGTTACTTTACGTCTTCGTTCAGGCGAAATGCGTAAAGTTTTAGCTGAGTGTACTGCAACCATCGGTGAAGTAGGTAACTCAGAGCATATGCTTCGTGTTCTTGGTAAAGCAGGTGCAAACCGTTGGAGAGGTATTCGTCCAACCGTTCGTGGTACTGCGATGAACCCGGTAGACCACCCACACGGTGGTGGTGAAGGTCGTAACTTCGGTAAACACCCTGTTACACCTTGGGGCGTTCAAACCAAAGGTAAGAAAACTCGTCACAACAAACGTACTGATAAATTCATCGTACGTCGTCGTGGCAAATAATTTTATTCATTAACTAAAAGGTAAACACCAATGCCACGTTCCCTCAAGAAAGGTCCTTTCCTTGACCTACACTTGTTGAAGAAGGTAGAGAAGGCGGTGGAAAGCGGGGATAAAAAACCAATTAAAACTTGGTCCCGTCGTTCAATGATCATTCCATCAATGATTGGATTGACCATCGCAGTCCATAATGGTCGTCAGCACGTTCCTGTTTATGTTTCCGATGAAATGATCGGCCATAAATTAGGTGAATTTGCCCCGACTCGTACATACCGCGGTCACGCCGCAGATAAGAAAGCTAAGAAATAAGAGGTAAAAGGTAAAAGATGGAAACTATTGCTAAACATCGTTACGCTCGTACTTCTGCCCAAAAAGCTCGCTTAGTTGCTGATTTAATCCGTGGTAAAAAAGTTGCGCAAGCATTAGAAATCTTAACTTTCACTAACAAAAAAGCAGCTGCTTTAGTTAAGAAAGTATTAGAGTCTGCTATTGCAAACGCAGAGCACAATGACGGTGCAGATGTCGATGATCTTAAAGTTGCTAAAATCTTCGTTGATGAAGGTCCTAGCATGAAACGTGTAATGCCACGTGCAAAAGGTCGTGCAGATCGCATTTTAAAACGTACAAGCCACATCACTGTGGTTGTGTCAGATCGTTAATTAAGTGGAGAATAACAAATGGGTCAGAAAGTACATCCTAATGGTATTCGCCTAGGTATTGTTAAACCTTGGAACTCTACTTGGTTCGCGAATACACAAGATTTCGCTGATAATTTAGATGGCGATTTCAAAGTACGTCAATTTTTAAACAAAGAGTTAGCGAACGCTTCAGTATCTCGTATCACTATTGAACGTCCTGCAAAAAGCATTCGTGTAACTATTCACACAGCTCGTCCTGGTATCGTTATCGGTAAAAAAGGCGAAGATGTTGAAAAATTACGCAACGCAGTTGCGAAAATTGCTGGTGTTCCGGCTCAAATCAACATCGCTGAAGTGAAAAAACCAGAGCTAGATGCAAAATTAGTTGCAGATAGCATTGCTTCTCAACTTGAACGTCGTGTTATGTTCCGCCGCGCAATGAAAAAAGCGGTTCAAAACGCAATGAAATTAGGTGCTAAAGGCATCAAAGTTGAAGTTAGCGGTCGTTTAGGTGGTGCAGAAATTGCTCGCTCAGAGTGGTATCGTGAAGGTCGTGTACCTCTACATACACTTCGTGCAGACATCGATTATAACACTGCTGAAGCACACACTACATACGGCGTAATCGGCGTAAAAGTGTGGATCTTCAAAGGTGAAATTCTTGGTGGAATGGCTGCAGTGATTGAATCTGAAAAAGAACCAGCGGCACAGCCTAAAAAGCCAGCTCGCAAAGGTCGTAAATAAGGAGATCGCTGAATGTTACAACCAAAACGCACAAAATTCCGTAAAGTACACAAAGGCCGTAACCGTGGTATCGCGGGTGGTACAGAAGTGAGCTTCGGTTCATTCGGTTTAAAAGCGATTGGCCGTGGTCGTTTAACAGCACGTCAAATTGAAGCAGCTCGTCGTGCGATGAGCCGTGCGGTAAAACGTCAAGGTAAAATCTGGATCCGTGTGTTCCCAGACAAACCAATCACAGAAAAACCATTAGAAGTCCGTATGGGTAAAGGTAAAGGTAACGTTGAGTACTGGGTAGCCTTAATCCAACCGGGTAAAGTTCTCTATGAAATGGATGGTGTTTCTGAAGAAGTTGCACGTAATGCATTTGCATTAGCAGCAGCTAAACTTCCGTTCAAAACCACATTTGTAACTAAAACGGTGATGTAATGAAAGCTCAAGAACTACGTAACAAAAGTGTTGAAGAGCTGAATGGCGAATTAGTAAACCTTTTAGGTGAGCAATTCAAACTGCGTATGCAGGCAGCCACCGGTCAGCTTCAACAAACCCACCAGTTAAAACAAGTGCGTCGTAGTATTGCACAAGTGAAAACTGTATTAACCGAAAAGGCGGGTGAATAATGACTGATAAAATTCGTACAGTACAAGGTAAAGTGGTTAGCGACAAAATGGACAAATCATTTGTAGTTGCTATCGAACGTACAGTTAAACATCCTTTATATGGTAAGTTTATCCGTCGTACTACTAAACTTCACGTACACGATGAAAACAACGAAGCTAAATTAGGTGATGTAGTTGAAATTAAGGAATGTCGTCCTGTTTCAAAAACTAAATCTTGGACTTTAGTTCGTGTAGTTGAGAAAGCAGTTGTTGCTTAATTAACTATTTTAGAAATAAAAAGCCTCAGCAATTTGTTGAGGCTTTTTATTTAAAGAATGAGTACGATAGCTTGGTCATTATTTACTAATGAGGCTTATAACAGCTGATTGGTAAATTTTTTAATTTTTTTGACCGCTTGTTTTACCCGCTTTCTCACTTAAGAAGGGATTTTCGATTCATCAAGGTTTTTGGGCGTTAGTATTTTTATCGTTGGAATAGTTCATCTGAATGAGATGAAAGATAACTTAAACAATCCTCAAAAACCACTTGATCTCTAGCCCTATTTTGTAGTATATTTTGCATCCTGTTTATATTCTGTAAACAGGTTCGTCCCGAAAGGGTGTTTTTTTATTTTAACGGAGCACTAATATGATCCAAGAACAGACTATGCTGGATGTTGCTGATAACTCAGGGGCTCGTAGCGTAATGTGTATCAAGGTTCTAGGTGGATCGCACCGTCGTTACGCTGCTATCGGCGATATCATCAAAGTTACTGTGAAAGAAGCAATTCCACGCGGTAAAGTTAAAAAAGGTGATGTGTTAAAAGCAGTTGTTGTGCGCACCAAGAAGGGTGTTCGTCGCCCAGATGGCGCAGTTATTCGTTTCGATGGCAACGCTTGTGTAATTTTAAACAATAACACAGAGCAACCAATCGGTACTCGTATTTTTGGACCGGTGACTCGTGAACTTCGTTCTGAGAAGTTTATGAAAATCATCTCTTTAGCTCCAGAAGTACTGTAAGGAGAGAATGTAATGGCTGCTAAAATCCGTCAAAACGATGAAGTAATTGTTCTTGCTGGTAAAGACAAGGGCAAACGTGGTAAGGTAACTTCTGTGTTACCAAATGGTAAAGTGGTTGTTGAAGGGATCAATATCATCACTAAACACGAA
The sequence above is a segment of the Mannheimia bovis genome. Coding sequences within it:
- a CDS encoding TfoX/Sxy family DNA transformation protein — its product is MQTVNEIRQEISPLFEPILGEFRVKTYFSYHAIFKNNLMIALYQNGVTYLRISQKYMSYISSYSGTYNLSDNKIGLQSRKFYFIPNNILSDKSQLSILIHSTLEELQSEKEKIDNKRSTQIRNLPNMNLKLERMLKKVGIYSIQDFAEVGYISAFIKLVMQGFDATEDLLFKLNGALNHQYIYTFTEKQKRELMQEANEALYACGLRKRFNTNHLIM
- the rplD gene encoding 50S ribosomal protein L4; amino-acid sequence: MELQVVGANALTVSETTFGREFNEALIHQVVVAYAAGARQGSRAQKTRAEVSGSGKKPWRQKGTGRARSGDIKSPIWRSGGITFAAKPQDHSQKVNKKMYRGAIKSILSELVRQERLVVVEKFEIDAPKTKVLAQKLKDMALTDALIITASLDENLFLAARNLYKVDVRDVQGIDPVSLIAFDKVVVTVDAVKQIEEMLA
- the fumC gene encoding class II fumarate hydratase — protein: MTFRIEKDTMGEVQVPADKYWAAQTERSRNNFKIGEEGSMPAEIIEAFGYLKKAAAYANHDLGVLAVEKRDLIANACDEILANKLDDQFPLVIWQTGSGTQSNMNVNEVVANRAHVMNGGKLGEKSIIHPNDDVNKSQSSNDTYPTAMHIAAYKKVVEHTLPCVKRLQKTLAEKAEAFKDVVKIGRTHLMDATPLTLGQEFSAYAAQLTFGIKALENTLPHLRELALGGTAVGTGLNTPKGYDVLVAEYIAKFTGLPFVTAQNKFEALATHDAIVETHGALKQLAVSLYKIANDVRLLASGPRSGIGEILIPENEPGSSIMPGKVNPTQCEAMTMVCAQVLGNDVTISFAGTQGHFQLNVYKPVMAYNFLQSAQLLGDACVSFDEHCAVGIEPNYPRIKQQLDQSLMLVTALNTHIGYENAAKIAKTAHKNGTTLKEEAINLGLVTAEQFDEWVRPEDMVGSLK
- the rpsC gene encoding 30S ribosomal protein S3; the encoded protein is MGQKVHPNGIRLGIVKPWNSTWFANTQDFADNLDGDFKVRQFLNKELANASVSRITIERPAKSIRVTIHTARPGIVIGKKGEDVEKLRNAVAKIAGVPAQINIAEVKKPELDAKLVADSIASQLERRVMFRRAMKKAVQNAMKLGAKGIKVEVSGRLGGAEIARSEWYREGRVPLHTLRADIDYNTAEAHTTYGVIGVKVWIFKGEILGGMAAVIESEKEPAAQPKKPARKGRK
- the rplN gene encoding 50S ribosomal protein L14, producing MIQEQTMLDVADNSGARSVMCIKVLGGSHRRYAAIGDIIKVTVKEAIPRGKVKKGDVLKAVVVRTKKGVRRPDGAVIRFDGNACVILNNNTEQPIGTRIFGPVTRELRSEKFMKIISLAPEVL
- the rplB gene encoding 50S ribosomal protein L2; this encodes MAIVKCKPTSAGRRHVVKIVNAELHKGKPYAPLLDTKSRTGGRNNLGRITTRHIGGGHKQHYRLIDFKRNKLDIPAVVERLEYDPNRSANIALVLYKDGERRYILAPKGLSAGDTIQAGASAPIKVGNALPMRNIPVGSTVHNVELKPGKGGQIARSAGAYVQIIAREGNYVTLRLRSGEMRKVLAECTATIGEVGNSEHMLRVLGKAGANRWRGIRPTVRGTAMNPVDHPHGGGEGRNFGKHPVTPWGVQTKGKKTRHNKRTDKFIVRRRGK
- the rpsS gene encoding 30S ribosomal protein S19; the encoded protein is MPRSLKKGPFLDLHLLKKVEKAVESGDKKPIKTWSRRSMIIPSMIGLTIAVHNGRQHVPVYVSDEMIGHKLGEFAPTRTYRGHAADKKAKK
- the rplC gene encoding 50S ribosomal protein L3, with the translated sequence MIGLIGRKVGMTRVFTEDGVSIPVTVIEIEANRVTQVKTLENDGYSAIQVTTGSKKASRVTKPEAGHFVKAGVEAGRGLWEFRTEGEEFTLGQEINVDIFTDVKKVDVTGTSKGKGFQGGVKRWNFRTQDATHGNSLSHRVLGSIGQNQTPGRVFKGKKMAGHLGAERVTVQSLEVVRVDVERKLLLVKGAVPGATNGDVIVKPAVKA
- the rpmC gene encoding 50S ribosomal protein L29 gives rise to the protein MKAQELRNKSVEELNGELVNLLGEQFKLRMQAATGQLQQTHQLKQVRRSIAQVKTVLTEKAGE
- the rplP gene encoding 50S ribosomal protein L16, whose translation is MLQPKRTKFRKVHKGRNRGIAGGTEVSFGSFGLKAIGRGRLTARQIEAARRAMSRAVKRQGKIWIRVFPDKPITEKPLEVRMGKGKGNVEYWVALIQPGKVLYEMDGVSEEVARNAFALAAAKLPFKTTFVTKTVM
- the rpsJ gene encoding 30S ribosomal protein S10, with product MQNQRIRIRLKAFDHRLIDQSTAEIVETAKRTGAQVRGPIPLPTRKERFTVLISPHVNKDARDQYEIRTHKRLVDIVEPTEKTVDALMRLDLAAGVDVQISLG
- the rplW gene encoding 50S ribosomal protein L23, whose amino-acid sequence is MIQQERLLNVLKAPHISEKATNNAEKGNTIVFKVALDANKVEIANAVEQLFEVKVDSVRTVIVKGKTKRRGAKMGRRSDWKKAYVTLQEGQSLDFVEGAAE
- the rpsQ gene encoding 30S ribosomal protein S17: MTDKIRTVQGKVVSDKMDKSFVVAIERTVKHPLYGKFIRRTTKLHVHDENNEAKLGDVVEIKECRPVSKTKSWTLVRVVEKAVVA
- the rplV gene encoding 50S ribosomal protein L22, translating into METIAKHRYARTSAQKARLVADLIRGKKVAQALEILTFTNKKAAALVKKVLESAIANAEHNDGADVDDLKVAKIFVDEGPSMKRVMPRAKGRADRILKRTSHITVVVSDR